The following are encoded together in the Rhinopithecus roxellana isolate Shanxi Qingling chromosome 5, ASM756505v1, whole genome shotgun sequence genome:
- the LINC02694 gene encoding LOW QUALITY PROTEIN: uncharacterized protein C15orf53 (The sequence of the model RefSeq protein was modified relative to this genomic sequence to represent the inferred CDS: substituted 1 base at 1 genomic stop codon), whose translation MELQGAQEDLGISLSSPWKDHETRPGSKAKGRSSVCLQGSVWTAGGKLRLRASEHLTQGHXQELRDWNPGEDASLLFSTSPFRAGKLTQAAAHAFRPCWVQGNAWISSITKFDSKRSPEVASSPSYLTVPRPSPLPVFLPPSGRCVCGGCYLGKSTRGSAWQSLLSDPLGVPFPTQTRSGG comes from the exons ATGGAACTACAAGGGGCCCAAGAGGACCTGGGCATTTCCCTCTCTAGTCCCTGGAAGGACCATGAAACCAGGCCAGGAAGCAAGGCTAAGGGCAGGAGCAGTGTCTGTCTCCAGGGGTCTGTTTGGACTGCT ggaggaaagctgaggctcagagcaaGTGAACATCTCACCCAGGGTCACTAACAAGAGCTCAGGGATTGGAACCCAGGAGAAGAtgcttcccttctcttctccacgAGTCCTTTTAGGGCTGGCAAGTTGACGCAAGCTGCAGCTCATGCCTTCAGACCATGCTGGGTCCAAGGAAATGCATGGATCTCCTCCATTACAAAGTTTGACTCCAAGAGAAGCCCAGAAGTGGCTTCCAGCCCCTCCTACCTGACTGTGCCCCGCCCTTCACcacttcctgtcttcctgccGCCCAGTGGCAGATGTGTCTGTGGGGGCTGTTACCTGGGAAAGTCCACCAGGGGGAGTGCATGGCAATCTCTCCTCTCAGATCCTCTGGGGGTTCCTTTCCCCACCCAAACTAGGTCTGGAGGTTGA